The Bdellovibrio bacteriovorus DNA window AAGATAGAAAGATAGAAAGATAGAAAGATAGAAAGATAGAAAGATAGAAAGATAGAAAGATAGAAAGATAGAAAGATAGAAAGATAGAAAGATAGAAAGATAGATAGATAGAAAGATAGATAGATAGATAGATAGATAGATAGATAGATAGATAGATAGATAGATAGATAGATAGATAGGGCGACAGAACCGCACTTCATTCAGAGTAAAACATTTCGAACAGAATGTTACTGGTCGAAACTCTTAGCGACCGGTTTGATGCAATTGCTCACTGCCACGATGGCAGTAAAACCCTTTATTACAAACCAAAATTTAGTCGAAATAATCTTGACGAGTTTTCCGTGTCCGTAAAACGACCATGCTTAAACGAATCCACTAATTTATTTTAAAAATGAATCTTGAGCCAATATTGCACAGTCTGCGCAATGCGGAAGTGTTTGAAGGGCGGTTCATTTGTTCTCGGGGCATACATCCTGAAAAGCAATTTAAACCCATGATATGTTCTGCGCATGGGTGAGGTGTTGAAATGTCGATTTCAAAAATGACAAACAATGAATTGGATTCAAGAATAAAAACTCTTGCGAGCAATGAGCGCAAGCTTTTGAAATCTATTCTCTTCACAATATCAGAGATTGACAGTCGACGTTCATATTTAGAGCTAGGATATCCCAGTCTTTTTGATTATCTCACGAAAGAAGTCGGTTATAGCGGAGGAAGCGCACAAAGACGAATTGATGCCGCTCGAATTCTTCGTGAGATTCCTGAGACTGCAGAGAAAATAGAATCTGGTGAAATAAAGTTGAACCAAATATCGATGCTACAAAGAGCCGCAAGAGAAATTGCGAAAGAACGCAATGTAGAGGTGAGTGCACACGATAAAAAAGAACTTTTGAATCAAATTGCCAATCGAGGCCACGAAGAGACGCAAAAAGAGATCGCCATTTTTTTTGATCTGCCCGTAATTGAAGCTCCCGTTTCTAAAGTACAAGCCGATGAAAGCGTTCGCTTAGAATTCACATTGACCAAAGAACAATATGAAAAGTTGAAACAGGCACAAGCCCTTCTTGCACACTCATCATCTTCGTCTGATATTCCGAATTTTATTGAACATATTTGCGATAAGATTATCACTCAGAAAACTAAAGTTAGATCTTTGAAGAATGAACGCGCGGATGAGACGCGCATTGATTCTAGTGGCGAAAGTTCCGTTACTGCCACGGTGGCAGTAAGCACGCGCGTCAAGAAAATGCTGCTCGCAAAACAACCTTGCTGTCAGTTTAAAATCCCATCCACCGGAAAAATCTGCGGAAGTACTTGGCTGTTGCAAGTCGATCATATTCGACCGCGCTGGAGCGGAGGTGATAACTCTATAGATAATCTTCAGGTGCTCTGCGCACAACACAATAGGTTGAAGTACCGTATGGAAGCTGGACGGCGATTTAAGTAGATTGGAGAATTTGTTTCTTAATCTCTAGCTTTGGAGTTTATCTTAAGGTGAGCAGGACTGAAAAATAAGACAATATAGACAGAAGACAGAGGGAAGATAAAAGATAGAAGATAGAAGGAAAGACAAAGCTAGCGGATAAAGGCCAGTACCAGTCGCCTCAAGCGAAGTGATTTGCCGGCAGCGCCAAAACCTTTTATCAAACGCCTACTTCCCCCTCAAAATCTCCTTCGCCTTCACCCAATACTTATCCTTATCATCCATACTCAAAGAACCCCAATCAACCCCATCCGCGGCGGCCAGTTCGACCATCTTATTAAACCGTGTCTCAAATT harbors:
- a CDS encoding HNH endonuclease signature motif containing protein; its protein translation is MSISKMTNNELDSRIKTLASNERKLLKSILFTISEIDSRRSYLELGYPSLFDYLTKEVGYSGGSAQRRIDAARILREIPETAEKIESGEIKLNQISMLQRAAREIAKERNVEVSAHDKKELLNQIANRGHEETQKEIAIFFDLPVIEAPVSKVQADESVRLEFTLTKEQYEKLKQAQALLAHSSSSSDIPNFIEHICDKIITQKTKVRSLKNERADETRIDSSGESSVTATVAVSTRVKKMLLAKQPCCQFKIPSTGKICGSTWLLQVDHIRPRWSGGDNSIDNLQVLCAQHNRLKYRMEAGRRFK